The sequence GCCATCGCAGCCGGACTCCCCGTCACCGCTGTTCCGGGGCCATCCGCCGTGCTCACCGCCTTGGCGCTCTCCGGCCTGCCCACGGACCGGTTCTGCTTCGAAGGATTCCTGCCCCGCAAGGCAGGCGAGCGGGCCTCCCGCCTGGCTGACCTGGCGGGGGAGCGGCGCACCATGGTGTTCTTCGAGGCCCCGCACCGGCTCGAGGCAATGCTGCGGGCCCTGCGGGAAAGGTTCGGCCCGGACCGCCGGATCGCAGTGTGCCGCGAACTGACGAAAACCTATGAGGAAGTCATCCGCGGCACGGTGGGCGAACTCCTCCAGTGGGCCGAGGACAACGAGGTCCGCGGCGAGATTGCCGTGGTCCTGGGCGGCGCCCCCGAACAGGCGGCAGGCACCCCGGAAGACCATGTGGCGGCGGTCAACGAACTGGTGGCCCAGGGCATCCGGCTGAAGGAGGCGGTCGCCGCCGTCGCCGAAGACGTCCGCGTCAGCAAGCGGGAGCTCTACTCAGCGGTCCTCGCCGCCCGCTAAGGCCCTAACAGGACGCCCGGCAGCCAACTCTGGAAGCATGGTGCCGTGCTGTGCAGCTGCACAGCACGGCAGCGAATCCGCAGTGCGCAACGGCGTAGACCATGGCAGGGCCCCGCAGTAGTCTGGCTGTTAATCAGCCCCATGATCCCGGTCACTCCGGCCGCGGCGACGGGCTGCCACAACCCTACCGACGAGGGAGTCATCGTGACTGTCACTGCACAGCCGGCCGTTACCGCCGAGCGCGAAACCCGGCTTTTGGCCTCCGTTCCCACCGGGCTGCTCATCAACGGTGAGTGGCGCGACGCCGCTTCAGGCAAGACGTTCGACGTCGAGGATCCCGCCACCGGGAAGGTGCTGCTGAGCATCGCCGACGCCGGCCCCGAGGACGGTGCGGCGGCCCTGGACGCTGCCGCAGCAGCCCAGGAGTCCTGGGCCAAGGTCCCGCCCCGCGAACGCGGCGAAATCCTCCGCCGGGCCTTCGACCTGGTGACGGAGAGGGCCGAAGACTTCGCCCTCCTGATGACCATGGAAATGGGCAAGCCGCTGGCCGAAGCACGCGGCGAAGTGACCTACGGCGCTGAATTCCTGCGCTGGTTCTCCGAGGAAGCAGTGCGTGCCTTTGGCCGCTACTCCGTTTCCCCCGACGGCAAGTCCCGCCTCCTGGTCACCAAGAAGCCGGTGGGTCCGTG comes from Pseudarthrobacter sp. NIBRBAC000502770 and encodes:
- the rsmI gene encoding 16S rRNA (cytidine(1402)-2'-O)-methyltransferase, which produces MDPNPSTPPEPGPATAGRIVLAATPIGNTGDASARLVELLGTADIVAAEDTRRLHRLVQSLGVAVAGRIISYHEHNEATRTAELLDQVRAGSTLVMVTDAGMPAVSDPGFRLVEGAIAAGLPVTAVPGPSAVLTALALSGLPTDRFCFEGFLPRKAGERASRLADLAGERRTMVFFEAPHRLEAMLRALRERFGPDRRIAVCRELTKTYEEVIRGTVGELLQWAEDNEVRGEIAVVLGGAPEQAAGTPEDHVAAVNELVAQGIRLKEAVAAVAEDVRVSKRELYSAVLAAR